Proteins from a genomic interval of Diceros bicornis minor isolate mBicDic1 chromosome 34, mDicBic1.mat.cur, whole genome shotgun sequence:
- the LOC131397330 gene encoding LOW QUALITY PROTEIN: vomeronasal type-1 receptor 2-like (The sequence of the model RefSeq protein was modified relative to this genomic sequence to represent the inferred CDS: inserted 2 bases in 2 codons), protein MASLHLKFAMIFVFQIVIGILGNFSLLHHYISLYFSGYRSKSTDLILRHLTLTNXLVILSRGIPETMAAFGLQHFFNDFGCKLVFYVHRVARGVSIDTTCLLSVFQVITISPWNSRSALLKVKAPKYIGLSNVFCWILNIILNIMTLVYVTDKWNNKNISKTIDIGYCITELHDKDIEILYTIFISFHDVLCLGLMTWASGSIVSILYRHKQQVQHIRRTKMSFRSSPEIRATQSILVLVSTFVXSSITYVYFFIFHNTTWWLVNTSALINTCFPTASPFVLLSHDHCVSKFFFVCTGRNTQFPHLIRKV, encoded by the exons ATGGCCTCACTGCATTTGAAATTTGCAATGATCTTCGTATTTCAGATAGTCATTGGAATCCTGGGGAATTTCTCACTCTTACATCATTACATATCCCTTTACTTCAGTGGATACAGGTCAAAGTCAACAGATTTGATTCTCAGGCACCTGACTTTAACCA TTTTGGTCATTCTCTCAAGAGGAATCCCAGAGACAATGGCAGCTTTTGGGTTGCAACATTTTTTCAATGATTTTGGATGCAAACTTGTTTTCTATGTTCACCGAGTAGCCAGGGGTGTGTCCATTGACACCACctgcctcttgagtgtcttccagGTGATCACGATCAGTCCCTGGAACTCCAGGTCGGCATTGCTTAAAGTGAAAGCTCCCAAATACATTGGCCTCTCAAATGTCTTCTGCTGGATCCTAAACATAATACTAAATATTATGACTCTTGTGTATGTGACTgacaaatggaacaacaaaaacatcTCAAAAACTATAGACATTGGATACTGTATTACTGAACTTCATGACAAAGACATAGAGATACTATATACAATATTTATATCCTTCCATGATGTTTTGTGTTTGGGACTCATGACTTGGGCCAGTGGgtccattgtttccattctgtacagACACAAGCAGCAGGTCCAACACATTCGTAggaccaaaatgtccttcaggtCCTCCCCTGAGATTAGAGCTACCCAAAGCATCCTTGTCCTGGTGAGCACCTTTG TCTCTTCCATTACTtacgtttatttttttatttttcataacacCACTTGGTGGCTGGTGAACACCTCTGCCTTAATCAACACATGTTTTCCTACTGCCAGCCCCTTTGTTCTCTTGAGTCATGACCACTGTGTATCCAAATTCTTCTTTGTGTGCACTGGAAGAAATACACAGTTCCCTCATCTCATCAGAAAAGTATAA